The following are from one region of the Rhizobium sullae genome:
- a CDS encoding DUF3164 family protein: MNAVILEERLAVGVTVINGKDYMTDAKGGFVPLEQVKPADKLEDEMVRKIIAYAEDLSAQIGRFRGHTMTDLGEFDALIAQEYNAKIGGAKGNRTYQTVDGLMKVQVQVSDFIDFGPQLQIAKKLLDECLMEWSADSRPEIRAVITKAFNTEKEGQVNRSEIFMLLRLDIDDPRWQDAMRAIREAMRITGSKEYVRFYKREKPTDRMQAITIDLAKA, from the coding sequence ATGAATGCTGTAATTCTTGAAGAGCGCCTGGCCGTAGGCGTGACGGTCATCAACGGCAAGGACTATATGACTGACGCCAAGGGCGGCTTCGTGCCGCTCGAACAGGTTAAGCCTGCCGACAAGCTCGAAGATGAAATGGTCCGCAAGATCATCGCCTACGCCGAAGACCTTTCGGCACAGATCGGACGGTTTCGCGGTCACACGATGACCGATCTCGGCGAGTTCGATGCATTGATTGCCCAGGAATACAACGCGAAGATCGGCGGCGCCAAAGGCAACCGCACATATCAGACCGTCGACGGCCTGATGAAGGTCCAGGTGCAGGTGTCGGATTTCATCGACTTCGGACCGCAGCTGCAGATCGCCAAGAAGCTACTCGACGAATGCTTGATGGAATGGTCGGCAGATAGCCGACCGGAGATTCGTGCCGTCATCACCAAGGCCTTCAACACCGAGAAAGAAGGTCAGGTGAACCGCTCGGAAATCTTCATGCTGTTGCGGCTCGATATCGACGATCCTCGTTGGCAGGATGCGATGCGCGCGATCCGCGAAGCCATGCGCATCACCGGCTCTAAGGAATACGTCCGCTTCTACAAGCGCGAAAAGCCTACCGATCGCATGCAGGCGATCACCATCGATCTCGCTAAGGCATGA
- a CDS encoding gp16 family protein — MTSSIAAIHVAKKQLGLDDETYRAKLSLITGKQSAKEMSESERQKVLTVFRNEGFSQSVVARRSNGRQKLSGKYAPKLQALWIAAWNLGIVRNRDDDALLAFVKRQTNIDHTRFLSYQDDARRAIEALKGWIAREAGVNWSNVEIGSSWQAREGFKIALAQWEKLGGEELRRPFSAFVTTVQSITGIFPQDMTDHDWIPVMNALGKRIRAGRGSKQ, encoded by the coding sequence GTGACATCATCGATCGCCGCTATTCACGTCGCCAAGAAACAACTCGGTCTGGACGACGAAACATACCGCGCCAAGCTCTCACTCATTACTGGCAAGCAGTCTGCCAAGGAGATGAGCGAGAGCGAGCGGCAGAAGGTCTTGACGGTCTTCCGCAATGAAGGTTTCTCCCAAAGCGTCGTCGCAAGACGATCCAACGGCCGCCAGAAATTGAGCGGCAAATATGCGCCCAAGCTGCAGGCACTCTGGATTGCGGCTTGGAATCTCGGGATCGTTCGCAACCGCGACGACGATGCCCTGCTCGCCTTCGTCAAGCGGCAAACCAACATCGACCATACGCGGTTCCTGAGCTACCAAGATGACGCGCGGCGAGCAATCGAAGCCCTCAAAGGGTGGATTGCTCGCGAAGCCGGCGTGAACTGGAGCAACGTCGAAATTGGTTCTAGCTGGCAGGCAAGGGAGGGCTTTAAGATCGCCCTCGCCCAATGGGAGAAGCTCGGCGGCGAAGAGCTTCGCCGTCCGTTCTCCGCCTTCGTGACCACGGTCCAATCGATCACCGGCATTTTTCCGCAGGACATGACGGATCACGACTGGATCCCGGTTATGAACGCGCTGGGCAAACGTATTCGCGCCGGTCGCGGGAGCAAGCAGTGA
- a CDS encoding NlpC/P60 family protein, with amino-acid sequence MQFDLWLNTRLRAHGAYDGVVDNVHGRATIAALKRFQKADGLTPSGMADEATVNALRLDPQGRAFHVLPAPRTPEEPVWMREARRLMGVKEIPGSASNPTIIGWARRLGGWVADFYRNDDTPWCGLFLAHCISMTLPEEKLPANPLGALEWNKFGIPLATPVLGAILVFKRPGGGHVGHYAGEDGDFYCVLGANQSNTVKLSMIEKERCVGIRWPKTAPAPIGGRLRANAGGVSRNEA; translated from the coding sequence ATGCAATTCGACCTATGGCTTAACACTCGCCTCCGTGCTCACGGTGCGTATGACGGCGTTGTCGACAATGTTCATGGTCGTGCAACGATCGCAGCGCTCAAGAGGTTTCAGAAAGCCGACGGGCTGACCCCAAGCGGCATGGCCGATGAAGCAACCGTCAACGCACTGCGCCTCGATCCGCAGGGCCGTGCCTTCCATGTCCTTCCTGCTCCGAGAACTCCTGAAGAACCAGTATGGATGCGCGAAGCTCGCCGCCTCATGGGCGTCAAGGAAATTCCCGGCTCGGCTTCGAACCCAACCATCATCGGTTGGGCGCGGCGTCTCGGCGGCTGGGTAGCAGACTTTTATCGCAACGATGACACGCCGTGGTGCGGTCTCTTCCTCGCTCACTGCATCTCCATGACGCTGCCGGAAGAGAAGCTGCCCGCTAATCCCCTTGGCGCGCTCGAATGGAACAAGTTTGGCATTCCGCTAGCGACGCCTGTCCTTGGCGCCATTCTCGTTTTCAAACGGCCGGGTGGAGGGCATGTTGGTCACTATGCCGGAGAGGACGGCGATTTCTACTGCGTCCTCGGCGCCAACCAATCGAACACCGTCAAGCTCTCCATGATCGAGAAAGAGCGCTGCGTGGGCATCCGATGGCCGAAGACAGCACCGGCGCCGATCGGCGGGCGTTTGCGCGCCAATGCGGGCGGGGTTTCGCGTAATGAAGCCTAG
- a CDS encoding TraR/DksA C4-type zinc finger protein, with product MNGNALFDLAEIRAEEEREAQIAAASRSLKQAGSVDCEDCPAEISPERRRAMPSTVRCFDCQQRFEQRMRRSR from the coding sequence ATGAACGGAAACGCTCTCTTCGACCTTGCGGAGATCCGCGCCGAGGAAGAGCGCGAGGCACAGATCGCTGCGGCCTCCCGCTCGCTCAAGCAGGCCGGATCGGTCGATTGCGAGGATTGCCCCGCCGAGATTTCACCTGAACGCCGGCGGGCGATGCCCTCGACCGTCCGTTGTTTTGATTGCCAGCAGCGTTTCGAGCAGCGCATGCGAAGGAGCCGCTGA
- a CDS encoding DUF2730 family protein, translated as MELETLKSWFGFFALLISVATSAWHIISSGSKKTASDLSEFKKQDKDEKSAILSVLQALEKRTQSLESDMKHLPDAKAVMELQIKIEQLSGQLGRMEENQKGMSRTVLQVQDFLMKGAVA; from the coding sequence ATGGAACTCGAAACCCTGAAATCTTGGTTCGGCTTCTTCGCCCTCCTGATCTCTGTCGCGACATCGGCCTGGCACATCATCTCGTCCGGCTCGAAGAAGACCGCCAGCGATCTGAGCGAATTCAAGAAGCAGGACAAGGACGAGAAGAGCGCGATCCTCTCCGTGCTGCAGGCGCTGGAGAAGCGAACGCAATCGCTTGAGAGCGACATGAAGCACCTGCCGGACGCGAAAGCGGTCATGGAGCTTCAGATCAAGATCGAGCAGCTCTCCGGTCAACTCGGCCGGATGGAGGAAAACCAGAAGGGAATGTCTCGGACTGTCCTGCAGGTGCAGGACTTTCTGATGAAGGGTGCGGTAGCATGA
- a CDS encoding VpaChn25_0724 family phage protein, whose translation MSDFNEFLTLDARLVILRALNDQSDGRLNDSLLADVLDTYGHHRSRDWIRQQLRFLADLGAVKNTDIGPVMVAAITRLGADHVERRTQLEGVKRPSIGA comes from the coding sequence ATGAGCGACTTCAACGAATTTCTCACTCTCGATGCTCGGCTGGTTATCCTCCGCGCGCTCAACGACCAGTCCGATGGGCGGCTGAATGACAGCCTGCTCGCCGACGTCCTCGACACTTACGGCCATCATCGCTCTCGCGACTGGATCCGGCAGCAGCTCCGTTTCCTCGCAGATCTCGGCGCCGTGAAAAACACCGACATCGGGCCGGTCATGGTGGCCGCGATCACCCGTCTGGGTGCCGATCACGTCGAGCGCCGCACTCAGCTCGAAGGCGTGAAGCGCCCGTCGATTGGAGCCTGA
- a CDS encoding DUF3486 family protein, producing MRSRLSGIELLPEECGEIVAWAAEALQDRDRTQTDIYQEFHARMEALQKEYRGELDFRIPSFSAFNRYSIKLATVTLRMQQTREIAATLAKSWDIEASDNLTLIAAEAIKTLVFELLTSKGEAGIDPKGAMSLANALRSAAQAQGISTARRQKIETEFAENAKQAVAQVQKSKGLSADAAEEILSKILGVKAE from the coding sequence ATGCGGAGCCGCCTTTCCGGTATCGAGCTACTGCCTGAAGAGTGCGGCGAAATCGTCGCCTGGGCGGCCGAGGCGTTGCAGGACCGCGACCGGACGCAGACGGACATCTATCAGGAATTCCATGCCAGGATGGAGGCGCTGCAGAAGGAGTATCGCGGCGAACTGGACTTCCGTATTCCGAGCTTCTCGGCCTTCAACCGCTACAGCATCAAGCTCGCAACCGTCACGTTGCGCATGCAGCAAACCCGCGAGATCGCCGCCACCCTGGCGAAGAGCTGGGACATAGAGGCGTCCGACAACCTGACGCTGATCGCCGCCGAGGCGATCAAGACCCTCGTCTTCGAATTGCTGACCTCCAAAGGCGAGGCCGGTATCGATCCGAAAGGTGCCATGTCGCTTGCCAATGCGCTGCGCTCGGCCGCGCAGGCGCAGGGCATTTCGACGGCCCGCCGGCAGAAGATTGAAACCGAGTTCGCCGAGAATGCGAAGCAGGCCGTGGCACAGGTGCAGAAGAGTAAGGGGCTGTCGGCTGATGCCGCCGAAGAAATCCTGTCGAAAATCCTCGGGGTGAAGGCAGAATGA
- a CDS encoding DUF935 domain-containing protein, whose amino-acid sequence MVSSRTSSILGPDGRPIAIQTLSEEVATPTVAGVRRTHEERVASGLTPERLGAILREAAEGNARNYLTLAEEMEERYLHYASQLQTRRLALEGIEVTVEANGAAARIVDAVTELIQDDGFDEALGNLTDGISKGYAVVEMMWEYERKALRPVTYIERDPRFFQLDRLALRELRLAVDGSIDGEELPQAKFLRHMPRTKMGLPLRRGMARPAAWAYLIQQFTLQDWAAFSEVYGMPLRVGKYNANASAGDKRTLLKAVASIANDAAAIIPQGMDIEFHEVSGNNGAAVFGGLLEYVDKQISKLVVGQTMTSDDGSSLGQAKIHNEVRLDILRADGKQLARTANRDLIRPFVDLNFGPQEHYPTVQLLVPDPEDVVALTDAVAKMMPFGLRVKQAEIREKIGLSDPVDGDELLIATNEAPAETKKAGPKTAPANDDRKSKTAALSAIVLDHKRACRCGACTALLAAEAGQPDALDQVDALFASAADDWETMARPIVQPIVDILASAGSFEEALKLIEAAGPDASKMAERLSRLTAIARGIGDIAD is encoded by the coding sequence TTGGTAAGTTCGCGCACTTCGTCCATCCTCGGTCCGGACGGCCGGCCGATCGCCATTCAAACGCTTTCCGAGGAGGTCGCCACGCCGACCGTCGCCGGCGTACGCCGCACGCATGAAGAGCGGGTGGCATCCGGTCTGACGCCGGAGAGACTCGGCGCCATCTTGCGCGAGGCGGCCGAGGGCAATGCTCGAAACTACCTCACCCTCGCTGAGGAGATGGAAGAGCGCTATCTGCACTACGCCTCGCAGCTGCAGACCCGTCGCCTGGCGCTGGAAGGCATCGAGGTGACGGTCGAGGCGAATGGCGCTGCGGCAAGGATCGTCGATGCTGTTACGGAGCTGATCCAGGACGATGGTTTTGATGAAGCGCTTGGCAATCTGACGGATGGCATCTCGAAGGGTTACGCCGTCGTCGAAATGATGTGGGAATATGAGCGCAAGGCTCTGCGTCCGGTCACCTATATTGAGCGCGATCCGCGCTTCTTCCAACTCGATCGTCTGGCACTTCGCGAACTGCGTCTCGCGGTCGACGGCTCTATTGATGGCGAGGAACTGCCGCAAGCGAAGTTCCTCCGGCATATGCCGCGCACCAAGATGGGGCTGCCGCTTCGCCGAGGCATGGCACGGCCGGCGGCCTGGGCTTACCTAATCCAGCAATTCACCTTGCAGGATTGGGCGGCCTTCTCCGAAGTCTATGGCATGCCACTGCGCGTCGGCAAGTACAATGCCAATGCCAGCGCGGGCGACAAGCGCACGCTGTTGAAGGCGGTTGCCTCGATCGCCAATGACGCCGCCGCGATCATCCCGCAGGGCATGGACATCGAATTCCACGAGGTCAGCGGCAACAATGGCGCCGCCGTCTTCGGTGGTCTGCTCGAATATGTCGACAAGCAGATCTCGAAGCTTGTCGTTGGCCAGACGATGACGTCCGACGATGGCTCTTCGCTCGGCCAGGCGAAGATCCACAACGAGGTACGTCTTGATATCCTGAGGGCCGATGGAAAGCAGCTTGCGCGGACGGCTAACCGCGACCTTATCCGCCCCTTCGTCGACTTGAACTTCGGACCGCAGGAGCATTACCCGACAGTTCAGCTGCTCGTCCCGGATCCTGAAGATGTCGTGGCACTCACGGACGCCGTCGCCAAGATGATGCCGTTCGGCCTTCGCGTGAAGCAGGCCGAGATCCGCGAGAAAATCGGCCTGTCGGATCCGGTTGACGGTGACGAGCTGCTGATCGCAACCAACGAGGCGCCAGCGGAGACGAAAAAGGCCGGTCCAAAAACCGCTCCGGCCAACGATGATCGCAAATCGAAAACGGCCGCGCTTTCAGCGATCGTCCTCGATCACAAGCGCGCCTGCCGTTGCGGCGCCTGCACCGCATTGCTTGCCGCCGAGGCCGGTCAGCCTGATGCGCTCGACCAGGTTGATGCCCTGTTCGCCTCGGCTGCGGACGATTGGGAGACGATGGCTCGGCCGATCGTGCAGCCGATCGTCGATATCTTGGCCTCTGCAGGCAGCTTCGAAGAGGCTTTGAAACTGATCGAAGCCGCTGGACCGGACGCATCGAAGATGGCGGAGCGGCTTTCGCGGCTGACCGCGATCGCGCGCGGCATCGGCGACATCGCGGATTGA
- a CDS encoding phage head morphogenesis protein: protein MAEIRRGFTAPKEVTGYFEGKTLKPAFSWLDVWGEEHAYAFTVAKATEAEVLSVFHQTIGDAIRSGKGFERWKEDVQVELRKLGWWGPRMVGDPTGEQPDRMADFSSSRRLKTTFWSNINSARAAGQWERAQRTKKVLPYILYVRTTSGDPRPEHLAWVGIILPVDDPFWRTHWPPNGWGCKCQVRQISAREAERLLGRAPKDGGIIYRSSPPDLGPDVQHRNRRTGELTMVPPGIDPGWQTNAGLSRATTLIQNLEERLATTPAASATEILTDLWKDPYLQLAPRLEPKVWLPAGVSDQLAEDLGAKSPVVSITGAAIADRIERHKMSIEDFSFLPEILDQALVMPDRKGSDRGRTLYRMIGKVFWRAFVSVSENGYLRVNSLHQKNRKELKAEFDRLGKDWPFGE, encoded by the coding sequence ATGGCCGAAATCCGCAGAGGCTTTACGGCGCCGAAAGAAGTCACCGGCTATTTCGAGGGTAAGACGCTGAAGCCGGCCTTCTCCTGGCTCGACGTCTGGGGCGAGGAACACGCCTATGCCTTCACCGTTGCCAAGGCCACGGAAGCGGAGGTGCTTTCCGTCTTTCACCAGACAATCGGCGACGCGATCCGGAGTGGCAAAGGCTTCGAGCGCTGGAAGGAAGATGTCCAGGTCGAACTTCGAAAGCTCGGCTGGTGGGGACCCCGCATGGTCGGTGATCCGACCGGCGAGCAGCCGGACCGGATGGCGGACTTCTCCAGCTCGCGGCGTTTGAAGACGACCTTCTGGTCAAACATCAACTCGGCGCGTGCGGCCGGGCAATGGGAAAGGGCGCAGCGTACCAAGAAGGTACTGCCATATATTCTGTATGTCCGGACCACCTCTGGCGATCCCCGGCCGGAGCACCTTGCGTGGGTCGGAATTATTCTTCCGGTCGATGATCCGTTCTGGCGGACGCACTGGCCGCCGAATGGCTGGGGCTGCAAATGCCAAGTGCGGCAGATATCGGCACGGGAGGCGGAAAGGCTCCTCGGCCGCGCGCCGAAAGACGGCGGGATCATCTATCGCAGCTCGCCGCCCGATCTCGGCCCCGATGTTCAGCATCGGAATCGCCGGACCGGCGAGCTGACGATGGTGCCGCCTGGCATCGATCCGGGCTGGCAAACCAATGCCGGCCTATCGCGAGCGACTACGCTGATCCAGAACCTTGAAGAGCGCCTCGCCACGACGCCGGCCGCCAGTGCCACCGAGATCCTGACTGACCTTTGGAAGGACCCTTATCTGCAGCTTGCACCGCGCCTTGAGCCGAAGGTTTGGCTTCCCGCCGGCGTCTCTGATCAGCTTGCCGAAGATCTCGGCGCCAAATCGCCCGTCGTGTCGATCACCGGCGCGGCGATCGCCGATCGTATCGAGCGTCATAAAATGTCCATCGAGGATTTTTCATTCCTGCCCGAGATCCTCGATCAGGCTCTTGTTATGCCCGATCGGAAGGGCAGTGACCGTGGCCGCACGCTTTACCGGATGATCGGGAAAGTCTTCTGGCGCGCCTTCGTCAGTGTCTCCGAGAACGGCTATCTACGCGTCAACTCTCTGCACCAGAAGAACCGCAAAGAGTTGAAGGCCGAGTTCGATCGGCTTGGAAAAGATTGGCCATTTGGGGAGTGA
- a CDS encoding phage protease, whose product MAAASATVEAEALAMTSVTAIDVFAADAKAADAKTGPEWIKLTPRGAFTSRDGRSFIVEPELLVERFNADKVAVPLDLDHATVKKAMFGEAAPAVAWIEELQARPEGLYGRVNWLQPGLDVLTARSHRYISPSLKTDETGKAVWLHSAALVAAPGISMPAVASADLNVKKETTMLKAIARALNLTPEASEAACLSAIGDLGKRVDPKVHEQTLATLSATTTELNMLKAAQRKEKVDTLLEGALTAKKISPAQRESYEALCATDDGLAQVTKLIETLGAGLQASGLDKKTPPDATVYTLSAEDRDIMKQLGVTEEEFRKANGLPAAA is encoded by the coding sequence TTGGCCGCCGCCTCGGCAACCGTCGAGGCCGAAGCTCTCGCCATGACCTCCGTCACGGCGATCGACGTTTTCGCGGCCGACGCGAAGGCGGCTGATGCCAAGACTGGTCCGGAGTGGATCAAGCTCACGCCGCGTGGCGCCTTCACCAGCCGCGACGGTCGCTCCTTCATTGTCGAGCCGGAGCTACTCGTCGAGCGCTTCAATGCCGACAAGGTTGCCGTTCCCCTCGATCTCGACCACGCCACCGTCAAGAAGGCGATGTTTGGCGAGGCTGCGCCGGCAGTTGCCTGGATCGAGGAGCTGCAGGCGCGGCCGGAGGGTCTTTATGGCCGCGTCAACTGGCTGCAGCCGGGCCTCGACGTGCTCACCGCTCGCTCCCACCGCTACATCTCACCGTCTCTCAAGACAGACGAAACTGGCAAGGCCGTCTGGCTGCATTCGGCCGCCCTGGTCGCGGCACCTGGAATTTCCATGCCGGCCGTCGCGTCGGCCGATCTCAACGTCAAGAAGGAAACCACCATGCTGAAGGCAATCGCCCGAGCCCTCAATCTCACGCCGGAAGCCAGCGAGGCGGCCTGTCTTTCAGCGATCGGCGATCTCGGCAAGCGCGTCGACCCGAAGGTTCACGAGCAAACGCTCGCCACGCTTTCGGCCACGACGACCGAGCTGAACATGCTGAAGGCGGCGCAGCGCAAGGAGAAGGTCGATACGCTGCTCGAAGGTGCACTGACGGCCAAGAAGATTTCGCCGGCCCAGCGTGAAAGCTACGAGGCCCTCTGCGCCACCGACGACGGCCTGGCGCAGGTGACGAAGCTGATCGAAACGCTCGGCGCCGGCCTGCAGGCTTCCGGCCTGGACAAGAAGACGCCGCCGGACGCAACCGTTTACACGCTATCGGCCGAGGACCGGGACATCATGAAGCAGCTCGGCGTCACCGAAGAGGAATTCCGCAAGGCCAACGGCCTTCCGGCCGCCGCCTAA
- a CDS encoding Mu-like prophage major head subunit gpT family protein: MTRVITPDLLAAAQRGFKTSFQKGFAGVTAMYASVATIVPSNSSEEVYGWLGDIPKLREWIGDRHLKSLESKGYSIRNRKFEATVTVLKDDIEDDKLGLYGSRFEMLGNSAAQHPDEITFELINSAYATACYDGQNFFDTDHPVGKPGSVQSASNMQGGSGTPWILADLSRPLKPFIFQKRRDYNFIAKEDSKTSDHVFMRDEYIYGTDARVAAGFGFWQMAFGSKETLDKQSLQDAYTRLASFTDDEGRKLGIKPTHLIVPTTNVFAARELILAAQIDGTSNTMANLVQIIEAPLLQ; encoded by the coding sequence ATGACGCGTGTCATTACTCCAGACCTTCTTGCGGCCGCGCAACGCGGTTTCAAGACATCGTTCCAGAAGGGCTTTGCCGGCGTAACCGCGATGTACGCAAGCGTCGCCACGATCGTTCCGTCGAACTCGTCGGAAGAGGTTTACGGCTGGCTCGGCGATATTCCGAAGCTGCGCGAATGGATTGGCGATCGCCATCTGAAATCGCTCGAAAGCAAGGGCTATTCGATCAGGAACCGCAAGTTTGAAGCTACGGTTACCGTTCTCAAGGACGACATCGAAGACGACAAGCTCGGCCTCTACGGCAGCCGGTTTGAGATGCTCGGCAACTCTGCTGCGCAACATCCAGACGAAATCACCTTCGAGCTGATCAACAGTGCCTACGCAACCGCCTGCTACGACGGCCAGAATTTCTTTGATACCGATCACCCTGTCGGCAAACCTGGAAGCGTTCAGTCGGCGTCCAACATGCAGGGTGGAAGCGGCACGCCTTGGATCCTTGCCGATCTTTCGCGCCCGCTTAAGCCGTTCATCTTTCAGAAGCGTCGCGACTACAATTTCATCGCCAAAGAAGACAGCAAGACATCCGATCATGTCTTCATGCGCGACGAATATATCTACGGCACCGATGCTCGCGTCGCCGCTGGCTTTGGCTTCTGGCAGATGGCCTTTGGTTCGAAAGAAACCCTCGACAAGCAGAGCCTGCAGGACGCCTACACACGGCTCGCGAGCTTCACCGATGACGAAGGCAGAAAGCTCGGCATCAAGCCCACCCACCTGATCGTTCCAACGACGAACGTCTTCGCTGCACGCGAGTTGATCCTTGCGGCGCAAATCGATGGCACCTCGAACACGATGGCGAACCTCGTCCAGATCATCGAAGCGCCTCTCCTCCAGTAA